The bacterium genome window below encodes:
- a CDS encoding CIA30 family protein, which yields MRSKVGLSLLLLVVAFPCPVPAKEKPIVLGYSASWFDGLYPPESYNYDGLTHIARSFLLPKADGTIGVQGGFFDPDLERLAHAHGVKLIASIGGAAANADNWLAMARDPKAERLFFDNLDKLITQNRYDGVDIDWEPSALTDADQATYTQFMKDLRGRFPQWLITTALGGGDYWAKHISWKEVAAQVDWINWMTYDFAGSWTGHSAHNANLYDSVPVRTEMSVDRERDHLENRFGAPAEKLVLGLPFYGTQFFTARMGEDFTGDASRQGSEIQFYEIAGLLTPGSGYTKKWDKDAQVPYLEKEGGEHTISYDDPKSLALKCRYAMDQGLRGVMIWNIGADIVGENTPLLDAVDKAMGLPSRSMPPSGLEKTFANFASTLKDTYSKLQGTQAKLQAAGKLEEAKAADPGPLPDLALPTNSDSKVLGKGIWAVQYRLTVLGRKLQAAQAVASALPVKEVAGQKLNASGNRVLIGDFESGTNGTAFQGVWMTDMDHNNLGTVLNPVPFTPSPGGSPASPKFAAHLWGHFGKSQAPWPYAMLTGTLDPSGTAVDLSAFRGVEFQTKGDGKTYSIILARAAVEDYCNFKQDFKAGKDWMKISLNLSDFKQPSWGRAIPLKLSDVLYFAFSPNADFSDEDMDLWMDDLALLK from the coding sequence ATGAGATCCAAGGTCGGATTAAGCCTTCTTTTACTGGTGGTCGCCTTCCCTTGTCCGGTCCCGGCGAAGGAAAAACCGATCGTCCTGGGTTATTCGGCCTCTTGGTTCGACGGTCTTTATCCTCCCGAAAGCTACAACTATGACGGGCTCACCCACATCGCCCGGTCCTTCCTCCTGCCCAAGGCCGATGGGACCATCGGGGTGCAAGGCGGCTTCTTCGATCCGGACCTGGAACGGCTGGCCCATGCCCATGGGGTGAAGCTCATCGCCTCCATTGGCGGCGCGGCCGCCAACGCCGACAACTGGTTGGCCATGGCCCGGGACCCCAAGGCCGAGAGGCTCTTTTTCGACAACTTGGACAAGCTCATCACCCAGAATCGTTACGATGGTGTGGATATCGACTGGGAACCTTCGGCCCTGACGGATGCGGACCAGGCCACCTACACCCAATTCATGAAGGACCTCAGGGGCCGCTTCCCCCAATGGCTCATCACGACCGCGCTGGGCGGCGGGGACTATTGGGCCAAGCATATCTCCTGGAAGGAAGTGGCGGCCCAGGTCGATTGGATCAATTGGATGACCTATGACTTCGCCGGGAGCTGGACGGGCCATTCGGCCCACAACGCGAACCTCTATGACTCGGTCCCGGTCCGCACCGAGATGAGCGTGGACAGGGAACGGGACCATCTGGAGAACCGCTTTGGGGCGCCGGCCGAGAAGTTGGTGTTGGGTTTGCCTTTCTACGGCACCCAATTCTTCACCGCCCGGATGGGGGAGGACTTCACCGGGGACGCGTCCCGCCAGGGGAGCGAGATCCAATTCTACGAGATCGCGGGCCTCCTGACCCCGGGCTCAGGCTATACGAAGAAGTGGGACAAGGACGCCCAGGTGCCTTATCTGGAAAAGGAGGGCGGAGAACACACCATCAGTTATGACGACCCCAAATCCCTCGCCTTGAAATGCCGATACGCCATGGACCAAGGGCTCCGGGGTGTGATGATCTGGAACATCGGGGCCGATATCGTGGGCGAGAACACGCCGCTCCTGGACGCGGTGGACAAGGCGATGGGCCTTCCGAGCCGGTCCATGCCCCCTTCGGGCCTGGAAAAGACTTTCGCCAATTTCGCCTCGACCCTGAAAGATACCTATTCGAAGCTCCAGGGGACCCAGGCCAAGTTGCAGGCGGCCGGCAAGCTGGAAGAGGCCAAGGCCGCCGATCCTGGCCCCTTGCCGGACCTGGCCTTGCCGACCAACTCCGACTCCAAGGTTTTGGGGAAGGGGATCTGGGCGGTCCAATACCGTTTGACGGTCCTCGGCCGCAAGCTCCAGGCGGCCCAGGCCGTGGCTTCCGCCCTTCCGGTCAAGGAGGTCGCGGGGCAAAAGTTGAACGCTTCGGGGAACCGTGTCCTGATCGGTGATTTCGAGAGCGGAACTAATGGGACCGCTTTCCAAGGCGTTTGGATGACCGACATGGACCACAACAACCTGGGGACCGTCCTCAATCCCGTGCCCTTCACGCCGTCCCCGGGTGGAAGTCCCGCGTCGCCCAAGTTCGCTGCCCATCTTTGGGGTCATTTCGGGAAAAGCCAGGCCCCCTGGCCCTATGCCATGTTGACGGGGACCTTGGACCCTTCCGGAACGGCGGTGGACCTGAGCGCCTTCCGGGGTGTGGAGTTCCAGACCAAGGGTGACGGGAAGACCTATTCCATCATCCTAGCCCGGGCCGCGGTGGAGGATTACTGTAATTTCAAACAGGATTTCAAGGCGGGGAAGGATTGGATGAAAATTTCCCTGAACCTCTCGGACTTCAAACAGCCTTCCTGGGGGCGTGCGATCCCCCTGAAGCTCAGCGATGTCCTTTATTTCGCCTTCAGCCCCAACGCGGACTTCAGCGATGAGGACATGGACCTCTGGATGGATGACCTGGCCCTGTTGAAATAG
- a CDS encoding cation diffusion facilitator family transporter, whose product MADHRHDHPHSHPVGPAASSQGRSRRTRMYGAIAITGVVLVLEAVGGLLSGSMALLSDAGHMLTDLAALLITLAAMVMAEKPASGKHTFGWTRLEVLAALGNSMTFFVMVSALAWGAIHRIFNPVLPEWHAMGLIALAGLVANLFSAWFLHGAHEHDLNLKSAWVHVMGDLLSSVGVLAGVGVIAWTGWTWVDPILSLGIALSIATSGIRVFRKALRILLESAPAGLTADEVGEALTQGVPEILEVHHVHLWEVGTGEVHLTAHLVVKDRPMCEGEPILQKANELMGRKFGIHHNTFQLETSGFGS is encoded by the coding sequence ATGGCCGATCACCGACACGACCACCCGCATTCCCATCCTGTTGGTCCCGCTGCGTCCTCCCAAGGCCGTTCCCGGCGGACCCGGATGTATGGGGCGATCGCCATCACCGGGGTGGTCTTGGTGCTCGAAGCGGTCGGCGGGCTCCTTTCCGGTTCCATGGCCTTGCTTTCCGATGCCGGCCATATGTTGACCGACCTGGCGGCCCTTCTTATCACCCTGGCCGCGATGGTCATGGCCGAAAAGCCCGCCAGCGGGAAGCATACCTTCGGTTGGACCCGTCTGGAGGTGCTGGCGGCGCTCGGCAATTCGATGACCTTCTTTGTGATGGTGTCCGCCCTGGCTTGGGGCGCCATTCATCGGATTTTCAACCCCGTCCTGCCCGAGTGGCATGCGATGGGGCTCATCGCCCTGGCCGGACTTGTGGCGAACCTGTTCTCCGCCTGGTTCCTCCACGGGGCCCATGAGCATGATCTTAATTTGAAGAGCGCCTGGGTCCATGTGATGGGCGACCTCCTGTCCTCGGTGGGGGTCCTGGCGGGGGTGGGGGTCATTGCCTGGACGGGTTGGACCTGGGTGGACCCGATCTTGAGCTTGGGGATCGCCCTTTCGATCGCCACGAGCGGTATCCGGGTCTTCCGCAAAGCCCTTCGGATCCTCCTGGAGTCGGCGCCCGCGGGCCTCACCGCCGACGAGGTGGGGGAAGCCCTCACCCAGGGAGTACCGGAGATCCTGGAGGTCCATCATGTCCATCTTTGGGAAGTGGGGACGGGGGAGGTCCACCTCACCGCCCATTTGGTGGTAAAGGACCGCCCCATGTGCGAAGGCGAACCGATCCTACAAAAGGCGAATGAACTCATGGGCCGAAAATTTGGCATCCATCACAACACCTTCCAACTGGAGACCTCCGGGTTCGGGTCTTGA
- a CDS encoding GH116 family glycosyl hydrolase, with protein sequence MFLFLTGGTRAATAIPSQAWSRDINAGGYVDGAPIGGFGAGTLSWTYAGNFYQGRLNIASSTLTTDANCHFYMYQKLSGQAAVMKMLNAATLGSNQATYYSLFPKAWVDYSGSTFPLETKVTQFSPIIPNDYVRSSYPEGIYEWDVTNSQGVTCDFAVMLTFDNNFGGTSASVTTSGNNVGLVLDRAAGSATNQNQGQFTLATQTGAGVSVTYQSAAAVGTLQTAFGTAGLLANTTGANTIGGIAFKVSLAPGQSVKIPIVLAWDIPLAKPGTGALWYREYTRTYGKTGKSSGTIAFDALNNYPTWETSIDGWQNGILAGNYPDWMKQMLFNELYYYFTGGTIWEAGQYGSTSYDPGPDLFSSLESYIYPFYGTSDVRFYGSWPLALLWPDIDKQEVKQFCDSVVAGSMGVPMPTAIGTCAHDIGSLNDVFTAWNDYTYRDSTTWKDLNSKLVLMVYRAWELGGKTDSTFLNYCWPAVQAAMTKVHSQCDATGLPISSGIDQTYDDLGLTGDTAYCGSLFLAACEAAADMATAKGNGALATTYNGWLTTGKTNFESLLWDSAGGYYHIDTGSSAPSRIMSDQLAGQWYARALGLPGIVTDAHAVSAWQKVHDNNWQKFDSGAHGVVNVMTSAGAIDTSYPQSQEAWVGVGWGAAAGMVQQGMLTQATDMGYSLYNSIWNLGQWWFRTPEAWQTGLSNMRAPYYMRANCLWAVKHAYDIAPNPCGALTCTPTPTYTATATPQPASACASPVRRVNASGGQYVSGGITWVADQAYSAGGWGSVSGTAAASITSAISGTSYPGLYQTERYGNPVEYKFTVPNGSYQVVLHFVEQYWNAANSRVFSVAINGNTVLSNLDIYTQVGKFAAYDRTFVVTVGTGLIDIVETASVDNAEIAGIDILDNSVLCSPTPTPTGSTPTFTRTYSPSPTNSPTASLTSTPTATASRTATTTLTNSPTATFSSTPSSSPTASRTSTPTSTLSPSSTPSSTPSPSPTASPSLTPTRTATVTATPTNTNAITPTPTASPTVTASSTASSTPTLSYTPTPTSSRTPTPSLTPSSTATATLTMSPTDSATTTATRTATSTATVSPTPTNTNVITPTPTASPTNSPTRTWSPTASSTPTRTATASWTASFTLTPSPTPTATLTKTWSPSATPSGTPTPTGTPTASRTPTWTDTPIPSPTETSSPTVVFSGIDIGSPFPNPDQDGSAMDIEVQGPGLLNVHWSVFTTAFRKVRDGNAMIYGKGDVYWDLKDRSGVPVAKGLYYLRVEAGSGTGAAKKTFKVLLLH encoded by the coding sequence TTGTTCCTCTTTTTGACCGGCGGAACCAGGGCCGCGACGGCCATTCCCTCCCAAGCCTGGAGCCGGGATATCAATGCGGGCGGTTATGTCGACGGGGCCCCCATTGGGGGTTTTGGCGCCGGGACCCTTTCTTGGACCTACGCGGGAAACTTCTACCAGGGTCGTCTGAACATCGCCAGTAGCACCCTCACCACCGACGCGAATTGCCATTTTTATATGTATCAAAAGCTCTCGGGTCAGGCCGCCGTCATGAAGATGCTCAATGCGGCGACCTTGGGATCCAACCAAGCCACCTATTACTCCCTTTTTCCCAAGGCTTGGGTGGATTATTCCGGGAGCACCTTCCCCTTGGAGACCAAGGTCACCCAGTTCTCGCCCATCATTCCGAACGATTACGTCCGTTCCTCCTATCCGGAGGGGATCTATGAATGGGATGTGACCAACAGCCAGGGCGTTACCTGTGATTTCGCCGTGATGTTGACCTTCGACAATAATTTCGGGGGAACCAGCGCCTCGGTCACGACCTCCGGGAACAACGTGGGGCTTGTCCTGGATCGCGCGGCGGGAAGCGCCACCAACCAGAACCAGGGCCAGTTCACCCTGGCGACCCAGACCGGGGCCGGGGTCTCGGTGACCTATCAGTCGGCGGCGGCCGTGGGGACCCTTCAAACGGCTTTCGGAACGGCAGGCCTTTTGGCCAATACCACCGGAGCCAATACCATCGGGGGCATCGCCTTCAAGGTCAGTCTGGCACCAGGGCAATCGGTCAAGATCCCCATTGTCCTGGCCTGGGACATTCCCCTGGCCAAGCCGGGGACCGGTGCTCTTTGGTATCGGGAATACACCCGCACCTACGGAAAAACAGGCAAAAGCTCGGGAACCATCGCTTTTGATGCCCTGAACAATTACCCGACCTGGGAAACCTCGATCGACGGTTGGCAGAACGGCATCTTGGCCGGGAATTATCCCGATTGGATGAAGCAAATGCTCTTCAACGAGCTCTATTACTACTTCACCGGGGGAACGATCTGGGAAGCCGGTCAATATGGTTCGACGTCCTATGATCCGGGCCCTGACCTTTTCTCGAGCCTTGAAAGTTACATTTATCCCTTCTATGGAACCTCGGACGTCCGATTCTATGGTTCCTGGCCACTGGCCCTGCTTTGGCCCGATATCGACAAACAGGAAGTGAAACAGTTCTGCGATAGCGTGGTGGCGGGCTCCATGGGGGTCCCCATGCCGACGGCCATCGGCACCTGTGCCCACGACATCGGAAGCCTGAACGACGTCTTCACCGCTTGGAACGACTATACCTACCGGGATTCCACGACTTGGAAGGACCTGAATTCAAAACTGGTCCTCATGGTCTATAGGGCCTGGGAACTGGGTGGGAAGACCGACAGCACTTTCCTTAATTATTGCTGGCCGGCCGTCCAAGCGGCCATGACCAAGGTCCACAGCCAATGTGACGCCACGGGGCTGCCCATCTCCTCGGGGATCGACCAGACCTATGACGACCTCGGACTGACGGGGGACACGGCCTATTGCGGAAGCCTGTTCCTGGCGGCCTGCGAGGCGGCGGCGGACATGGCCACCGCGAAAGGGAACGGCGCGTTGGCCACGACCTACAATGGCTGGCTTACGACGGGGAAGACCAATTTCGAATCCCTGCTTTGGGACTCCGCCGGCGGTTACTACCATATCGATACGGGGAGTTCGGCCCCCAGCCGCATCATGAGCGACCAATTGGCCGGTCAATGGTACGCCAGGGCCTTGGGTTTGCCGGGCATCGTGACCGATGCCCACGCGGTGAGCGCCTGGCAGAAGGTCCACGACAACAACTGGCAAAAATTCGATTCGGGGGCCCATGGAGTAGTGAACGTCATGACCTCGGCCGGGGCCATCGACACCAGTTATCCCCAGAGCCAAGAAGCCTGGGTCGGCGTGGGTTGGGGCGCGGCGGCGGGGATGGTCCAGCAGGGCATGCTCACCCAGGCCACCGACATGGGTTACAGCCTCTACAATAGTATCTGGAACCTGGGCCAATGGTGGTTCCGGACCCCGGAAGCCTGGCAAACGGGGCTTTCCAACATGCGGGCCCCTTATTACATGAGGGCCAACTGCCTTTGGGCGGTGAAGCACGCCTATGACATCGCCCCCAACCCCTGTGGGGCCCTGACCTGTACACCGACCCCGACCTATACGGCGACCGCAACGCCCCAGCCGGCCAGCGCTTGTGCCTCGCCGGTGCGTCGGGTCAACGCCTCGGGTGGACAATATGTTTCGGGCGGCATCACCTGGGTGGCCGACCAAGCCTATAGCGCCGGGGGGTGGGGCTCTGTCAGCGGAACGGCGGCCGCCTCGATCACATCCGCCATTTCGGGGACTTCCTATCCCGGCCTTTATCAGACCGAGCGTTACGGGAATCCGGTGGAGTACAAGTTCACCGTCCCCAATGGCAGCTACCAGGTGGTCCTGCATTTTGTCGAGCAATATTGGAACGCGGCCAATTCGCGGGTTTTCAGTGTGGCCATCAACGGGAACACCGTGCTTTCCAACCTGGACATCTACACCCAGGTGGGCAAGTTCGCGGCCTATGACCGGACCTTCGTGGTGACGGTCGGCACGGGGCTCATCGATATCGTGGAAACGGCCTCGGTGGATAATGCCGAGATCGCGGGGATCGACATCCTGGACAATTCGGTCCTCTGCAGCCCCACACCCACGCCCACCGGATCCACGCCCACCTTTACCCGGACCTATAGCCCCAGTCCCACGAATAGCCCGACCGCAAGCCTGACTTCGACCCCGACGGCCACTGCGTCCCGGACGGCGACCACCACCTTGACGAACAGCCCTACGGCGACGTTCTCCAGCACCCCATCCTCGAGTCCCACGGCTTCCCGGACTTCGACGCCCACCTCGACCCTAAGCCCCAGTTCGACCCCAAGTTCCACGCCCAGCCCAAGCCCGACCGCTTCGCCCAGCCTTACGCCGACCCGCACTGCCACGGTGACCGCGACCCCGACCAACACCAACGCCATCACCCCCACGCCGACGGCCAGCCCGACGGTCACGGCCAGTTCGACCGCTTCGTCGACCCCGACCCTTTCCTATACGCCTACCCCCACCTCCTCCAGGACACCGACGCCCTCCTTGACCCCCAGTTCAACGGCGACCGCGACCTTGACCATGAGCCCGACGGATTCCGCCACAACGACAGCGACCCGCACTGCCACATCGACCGCGACGGTCTCGCCGACGCCGACCAATACTAATGTCATCACCCCGACGCCCACGGCCAGCCCCACGAATAGCCCGACCCGGACCTGGAGCCCCACCGCCAGTTCCACCCCGACCCGGACGGCCACGGCCTCCTGGACCGCTTCCTTCACGTTGACCCCGAGCCCGACCCCCACGGCGACCTTGACGAAGACCTGGTCGCCTAGCGCGACCCCATCCGGTACGCCCACCCCGACCGGGACCCCGACGGCTTCCCGGACCCCGACTTGGACCGACACCCCGATCCCCTCCCCGACGGAAACCTCCAGCCCGACCGTGGTTTTTTCCGGGATCGACATCGGTTCGCCTTTTCCGAATCCGGACCAGGATGGATCCGCGATGGATATCGAGGTGCAGGGGCCGGGTCTCCTGAACGTCCATTGGTCCGTCTTTACCACCGCTTTCCGGAAGGTGCGGGATGGGAATGCCATGATCTATGGCAAGGGCGACGTCTACTGGGATCTGAAGGACAGGTCGGGAGTTCCCGTGGCCAAGGGACTTTATTACCTCCGCGTGGAGGCCGGTTCAGGCACCGGAGCCGCCAAGAAGACCTTCAAGGTGTTGTTGCTTCATTAG
- a CDS encoding Gfo/Idh/MocA family oxidoreductase, whose amino-acid sequence MKVKKRSPRVPVRIGIIGLGQIALKAHLPGYTQAAGCQVTAIHSQREEHAKQVATQYGIPIIYKDWTHLVESDQVDAVSICTPNFTHAAIAIRALRAGKHVMVEKPMTMTRSEALEVIRAAGKAKKVLMVHHNMRFDPAVRSARKLLARKVVGDILTFKGSLTHRGPEAWSPKANWFFDREKSGGGALMDLGPHVFGALEYLLDSHLTLTGALLANPKGARSGDSEVHCAALLRAKSGAIGTVNVGWADTTYQNRYYFFGTQGTLSLNLAKGEPITLQDRGEEGKRFPDLDKDSFAPSIYEHFLDCIRSGKTPWVSGEEGLRTVELIEAGYRMARHPSLPLL is encoded by the coding sequence ATGAAAGTGAAAAAAAGATCCCCCAGGGTCCCGGTCCGCATCGGCATCATCGGCCTTGGACAGATCGCCCTCAAAGCCCACCTTCCGGGATACACCCAGGCCGCCGGTTGCCAGGTCACGGCCATCCATTCCCAGCGTGAAGAACACGCCAAACAGGTCGCGACCCAATATGGCATCCCGATCATCTACAAGGACTGGACCCACTTGGTCGAATCCGACCAGGTGGACGCGGTCTCCATCTGTACCCCGAATTTCACCCATGCCGCCATCGCCATCCGGGCCTTGCGGGCGGGCAAGCATGTGATGGTCGAAAAGCCCATGACCATGACCCGTTCCGAGGCCTTGGAGGTCATCCGGGCCGCCGGAAAGGCCAAAAAGGTCCTGATGGTGCACCACAATATGCGGTTCGATCCCGCCGTGCGGAGCGCCCGAAAATTGCTCGCCCGGAAGGTCGTGGGCGATATCCTGACCTTCAAGGGGTCCCTGACCCATCGCGGGCCCGAGGCTTGGAGCCCGAAAGCCAATTGGTTCTTCGACCGGGAGAAGTCCGGGGGAGGCGCCTTGATGGACCTGGGACCCCATGTTTTCGGGGCTCTCGAATACCTATTGGACTCCCATTTGACCTTGACCGGGGCCTTATTGGCCAACCCCAAGGGTGCCAGGTCCGGCGACTCGGAGGTCCATTGCGCGGCCCTTCTTCGGGCCAAGAGCGGCGCCATCGGGACCGTGAACGTGGGTTGGGCCGATACGACCTATCAGAACCGCTACTATTTTTTCGGGACCCAAGGGACCCTTTCCTTGAACCTGGCCAAGGGGGAACCCATTACCCTTCAGGACCGAGGAGAGGAAGGGAAGCGGTTCCCGGACCTGGACAAGGATTCCTTCGCCCCCTCGATCTATGAACACTTCCTGGACTGCATTCGGAGCGGCAAGACCCCCTGGGTCTCGGGCGAGGAAGGCTTGCGAACGGTCGAGTTGATCGAAGCAGGGTATCGAATGGCCCGCCACCCGTCCTTGCCCTTGCTATGA
- the trxA gene encoding thioredoxin, which yields MGTALHTTDANFKKDVLESKVPVLVDFWAEWCGPCRMVAPVLDELAKEYDGKIKVAKVNVDENQQVSMDFHIRSIPTLLFFKDGQMVKQLIGAHPKTKLVTEIQEVIGA from the coding sequence ATGGGTACCGCCCTTCATACCACTGACGCGAATTTCAAAAAGGATGTCCTGGAATCCAAGGTCCCCGTTTTGGTCGATTTCTGGGCCGAATGGTGCGGTCCTTGCCGGATGGTGGCCCCGGTCCTCGACGAATTGGCCAAGGAATACGACGGGAAGATCAAGGTGGCCAAGGTGAATGTGGACGAGAATCAGCAGGTATCGATGGATTTCCATATCCGCAGTATCCCGACCCTGCTCTTCTTCAAGGATGGGCAGATGGTGAAACAATTGATCGGAGCCCATCCCAAGACCAAATTGGTCACCGAGATACAGGAAGTCATCGGGGCCTGA
- the trxA gene encoding thioredoxin yields the protein MKTSILKLMLVMALLSGTALTACAKHGGPSSVAEITDDSFQKEVMGSDVPVFVDFWATWCGPCRMYGPVVDQISDEYKGKIKVVRVDVDKNPGLASFFKINAIPRSVLLNKGTSVKEWVGYLPYNELKPQLETALAALSKTSTAKN from the coding sequence ATGAAAACCTCTATCCTCAAACTGATGTTGGTCATGGCCCTGCTGTCCGGGACCGCCCTGACAGCCTGCGCGAAGCACGGCGGCCCTTCCTCGGTGGCCGAGATCACCGATGATTCCTTTCAAAAAGAAGTGATGGGTTCTGACGTCCCCGTTTTCGTCGATTTTTGGGCGACATGGTGCGGGCCTTGCCGTATGTATGGCCCGGTGGTGGACCAGATCTCCGACGAGTATAAGGGCAAGATCAAAGTGGTCCGGGTGGACGTGGACAAGAATCCGGGACTGGCCTCTTTCTTCAAGATCAACGCGATACCGCGGTCGGTCCTTTTGAACAAAGGTACATCGGTGAAGGAATGGGTCGGGTACCTTCCCTACAATGAGCTCAAACCCCAGTTGGAAACCGCTTTGGCAGCCCTCTCGAAAACGTCCACCGCTAAAAATTGA
- the secD gene encoding protein translocase subunit SecD, with protein MNFRTFMVLLVILMGFGSLYVLFLNISNDEQTTWLKTHKEKKITSLKLGLDIQGGLQMNLEVDRDKMPGKTDKEVSDAADRALEILRNRIDGLGVTEPVLAREGLSGIVIQLPGLSDPKRARDVILSTAQLQFRIVSDIPLSQYMKDGKVETSKLPEGITYLPGKDEQGYLLEKVLLTGECLTDASVETDTMGRPYIGFKMNAEGGKQFGIITGDNIQRRLAIVLDDRVYSAPVIQSRIPGGSGIITGSFTDQEAADLALVLRAGALPAPLKVTSQFVVGPTLGADSVRKGTTAALYGLVLVLLFMGIYYRWSGWIANAGLLMNLIYLLGILALMKVTITLPGIAGIILTLGLSVDSNVLIFERIREEMRAGKTIQAAIDAGYKRALEAIIDTHVTTLISAIFLFQFGTGPIKGFAVNLSLGVALSLFTAVVITKMIFDVRKERQSLSI; from the coding sequence GTGAATTTTCGAACTTTCATGGTCCTTTTGGTGATCTTGATGGGGTTCGGGAGCCTTTATGTCCTTTTCCTCAATATCTCCAATGACGAACAAACGACCTGGTTGAAGACCCATAAGGAAAAAAAGATCACGTCCCTGAAGCTGGGGTTGGACATCCAGGGCGGCCTCCAGATGAACCTGGAAGTGGACCGGGACAAGATGCCCGGCAAGACCGATAAGGAAGTGTCCGATGCCGCCGACCGGGCCCTGGAGATCCTCCGTAACCGCATCGACGGGCTCGGGGTCACCGAACCGGTCCTGGCCCGGGAGGGCCTTTCCGGCATCGTCATCCAATTGCCGGGATTGAGCGATCCCAAGCGGGCCCGGGATGTCATCCTTTCCACTGCCCAGCTCCAGTTCCGCATCGTTTCCGATATCCCTCTCTCCCAATACATGAAGGACGGGAAAGTGGAAACCTCCAAGCTTCCGGAAGGGATCACTTACCTTCCGGGCAAGGATGAACAAGGCTACCTTTTGGAGAAGGTCCTTTTGACCGGCGAGTGTCTGACCGATGCTTCCGTCGAGACCGACACCATGGGTCGCCCTTACATCGGGTTCAAGATGAATGCCGAAGGTGGCAAGCAGTTCGGGATCATCACGGGCGATAACATCCAACGCCGATTGGCCATTGTCCTTGACGACCGGGTCTACTCGGCTCCCGTCATCCAAAGCCGTATTCCCGGGGGCTCGGGGATCATTACCGGAAGTTTCACCGACCAGGAGGCCGCCGACCTGGCCCTGGTCCTCCGTGCGGGTGCCCTGCCGGCGCCCTTGAAGGTTACCAGCCAGTTCGTGGTCGGCCCCACCTTGGGGGCCGATTCGGTGCGGAAGGGCACCACGGCCGCCCTTTATGGTCTGGTCTTGGTACTTCTTTTCATGGGCATCTATTACCGTTGGTCGGGTTGGATCGCCAACGCGGGTCTTTTGATGAACTTGATCTACCTTTTGGGCATCTTGGCGCTTATGAAGGTGACCATCACCTTGCCCGGCATCGCGGGCATCATCCTCACCCTGGGGCTTTCGGTCGACTCGAACGTCCTGATCTTCGAGCGTATCCGGGAAGAGATGAGGGCGGGCAAGACGATCCAAGCGGCCATCGACGCGGGCTACAAGCGGGCCTTGGAAGCCATCATCGACACCCATGTGACCACCCTGATCTCGGCGATCTTCCTTTTCCAGTTCGGTACGGGCCCCATCAAGGGGTTTGCGGTCAACTTGAGCTTGGGCGTCGCCTTGAGCCTCTTCACCGCCGTTGTCATCACCAAAATGATCTTTGACGTCCGCAAAGAACGTCAAAGTCTCTCCATATAG
- the secF gene encoding protein translocase subunit SecF: MFQWFQEPKIDFMAPRRFFLLLSTLGCLAGVYACVLLWQGKAVLGTDFGTGVQLRLSAGNDVSVDAIRQALKTGGFPESQIQEASDETKKGFQFIIKIKYDPSKAVGSMGDDVLALFTKTFPDAKFNLDGSDEVGPAVSQKLRGDAFKAFFLSMVGILLYIIWRFKKFEFGVAAVITTIHDILVILGIIVLTHREFNLLQVTALLTLAGYSLNDTVVTFDRIRENMKFLVKDRNFIQLVNLSVNETLSRTINTSATVFLTLLPLTFIGGDVLKDFGLTLLLGIVVGTYSSIFVASPILVEWDLASRHKPQSPQAQPAGK; this comes from the coding sequence ATGTTCCAATGGTTCCAAGAGCCGAAGATCGACTTCATGGCGCCCAGGCGCTTTTTCCTCCTCCTTTCCACCCTGGGCTGTTTGGCGGGTGTCTATGCCTGCGTTCTCCTTTGGCAGGGAAAGGCGGTCCTGGGGACCGATTTTGGTACGGGCGTCCAATTACGCCTATCCGCCGGGAACGATGTGTCGGTGGACGCTATTCGCCAGGCCCTGAAGACGGGAGGGTTCCCCGAATCCCAGATCCAAGAGGCATCCGACGAGACCAAGAAAGGGTTCCAATTCATCATCAAGATCAAATATGACCCTTCCAAGGCCGTGGGAAGCATGGGGGACGATGTACTGGCCCTCTTCACCAAGACCTTTCCCGACGCCAAGTTCAACCTGGATGGGAGCGACGAGGTCGGGCCGGCGGTCTCCCAAAAACTGCGGGGGGACGCCTTCAAGGCCTTCTTCCTGTCGATGGTCGGGATCCTGCTTTACATCATCTGGCGCTTCAAGAAATTCGAGTTCGGGGTGGCCGCGGTCATCACGACCATCCACGACATCCTGGTCATCCTGGGGATCATCGTGCTGACCCACCGGGAATTCAACTTGCTCCAGGTGACGGCCTTGCTGACCCTGGCCGGTTATTCCTTGAACGATACGGTCGTGACCTTCGATCGGATCCGGGAGAACATGAAGTTCCTGGTCAAGGACCGCAATTTCATCCAACTGGTCAATTTGAGCGTGAACGAGACCTTGAGCCGGACCATCAACACCAGCGCCACGGTTTTTCTGACCCTCCTGCCCTTGACCTTCATCGGCGGGGACGTCCTCAAGGATTTCGGATTGACCTTGCTCCTGGGTATCGTGGTGGGGACCTATTCCTCCATCTTCGTCGCCAGCCCGATCCTGGTGGAGTGGGACCTGGCGTCGCGCCACAAGCCGCAATCCCCCCAGGCCCAACCCGCCGGGAAATAA